From a region of the Suncus etruscus isolate mSunEtr1 chromosome 11, mSunEtr1.pri.cur, whole genome shotgun sequence genome:
- the LOC126023015 gene encoding olfactory receptor 6C2-like gives MKNHSSVTTFILVGLTDDPFLQIFLSILLFLTYIFTLIGNLVIIIITLVDLHLKTPMYFFLRNFSILEIIFTTVCVPRFLYCLTTGDKSVSYNACITQLFFGILTGAAEFFLLTAMSYDRYVAICKPLHYTNIMNEKVCTIFVGLCWLMGLIVITPPLSLGIQLDFCDSNLIDHFVCDAAPLLKIICSDTQLVEQLVLIMAVMTLILTLICVVVSYTYIIKTILKLPSPQQRKKAFSTCSSHMIVVSITYGSCIFIYIKPAKEGVAINKVVSLLNTSIIPLMNPFIYTLRNKQVKQAFKDSIKRMALIS, from the exons ATGAAAAATCATTCTTCAGTAACAACATTCATTCTGGTAGGATTAACAGATGACCCATTTctacaaatttttctttctatattgctATTTCTCACTTACATTTTCACTCTTATTGGAAATCTAGTAATTATCATTATCACTCTGGTGGATTTGCACCTAAAAACACCCATGTACTTTTTTCTTCGAAATTTCTctatattagaaataatatttacaaCTGTCTGTGTTCCTCGATTCCTGTACTGTCTGACAACTGGAGACAAAAGTGTTTCCTATAATGCTTGTATTACTCAGTTATTTTTTGGGATCCTGACTGGGGCAGCAGAATTTTTTCTGCTAACTGCCATGTCCTATGACCGTTATGTGGCCATCTGCAAGCCACTACACTACACCAACATCATGAATGAAAAGGTATGCACCATTTTTGTGGGTTTATGTTGGCTAATGGGATTGATTGTCATAACTCCACCACTTAGCCTGGGAATTCAACTAGATTTCTGTGATTCTAATCTCATTGACCATTTTGTTTGTGATGCAGCTCCTCTGCTAAAAATCATTTGCTCAGACACTCAATTGGTAGAGCAACTTGTTTTAATCATGGCCGTGATGACTCTCATACTTACACTAATCTGTGTGGTTGTTTCTTATACATACATCATCAAGACTATTCTTAAACTTCCTTCACCTcagcaaagaaaaaaagcttTCTCAACCTGTTCCTCCCACATGATTGTAGTTTCCATTACGTATGGAAGCTGCATCTTTATCTACATAAAACCTGCAAAGGAAGGAGTAGCCATAAATAAAGTAGTGTCATTGCTCAATACTTCCATTATCCCCTTGATGAACCCTTTCATTTATACTTTGAGAAATAAGCAAGTGAAACAAGCCTTCAAGGACTCAATTAAAAGGatg gccctcatctct